Proteins encoded within one genomic window of Nordella sp. HKS 07:
- a CDS encoding ABC transporter substrate-binding protein produces MYEKEKGLFDAFVAGKLSRRELLATSAKLGISAAAGGMLLTAAQTRAMAAEFDWMAHKGTKLKLLLNKHPYADAMIANLQTFKDMTGMDVTYDVFPEDVYFDKVTAALSSGSSEYDAFMTGAYMTWTYGPAGWIADLNEYIKDPAKTNPTYNWDDVLPGLRASTAWNGVPGGELGSADAKQWCIPWGYELNNLSYNVKMFEKAGVQPPKNLDELVATAAKLTKDLGGPYGVGVRGSRSWATIHPGFLSGYSNFGQRDFTVADGKLTAAMNTAESKAFHKQWVQMIQESGPKNWSTYTWYQVGTDLGAGASAMIFDADILGYFMNGGDNKEKGNIGYAPFAANPKASAPTPNVWIWSLALSNFSAQKDAAWYFMQWASSVEHDLFGARKMDFVNPVRASVWKDEEFRSRIDKSYPGYLNQHDTSAPGAKIYFTAQPLFFDLTTQWAETLQKMVAKELPVDEGLDKLAANIDKQLKDAGLG; encoded by the coding sequence ATGTACGAGAAAGAAAAAGGGCTGTTCGACGCATTCGTCGCCGGCAAGCTCTCGCGTCGCGAATTGCTCGCCACTTCGGCCAAGCTCGGAATTTCGGCCGCTGCCGGCGGCATGCTGCTCACGGCCGCGCAGACGCGCGCCATGGCGGCGGAGTTCGACTGGATGGCCCACAAGGGCACCAAGCTCAAGCTCCTGCTCAACAAGCATCCCTATGCGGATGCGATGATCGCCAATCTGCAGACCTTCAAGGACATGACCGGCATGGACGTCACCTATGACGTCTTCCCCGAAGATGTCTATTTCGACAAGGTGACGGCGGCGCTCTCATCGGGCTCCAGTGAATATGATGCCTTCATGACCGGCGCCTATATGACCTGGACTTATGGTCCCGCCGGCTGGATCGCCGATCTCAACGAGTACATCAAGGATCCGGCCAAGACCAACCCGACCTATAATTGGGACGACGTGCTGCCGGGCCTGCGCGCCTCGACGGCGTGGAACGGTGTGCCGGGCGGCGAGCTCGGTTCGGCGGACGCCAAGCAATGGTGCATCCCCTGGGGCTATGAGCTCAACAACCTCTCCTACAATGTGAAGATGTTCGAGAAGGCCGGCGTCCAGCCGCCGAAGAATCTCGACGAGCTCGTGGCGACGGCGGCGAAGCTCACCAAAGATCTGGGCGGGCCCTATGGCGTCGGCGTGCGCGGCTCGCGTTCCTGGGCCACGATCCATCCGGGCTTCCTGTCCGGCTATTCGAATTTCGGCCAGAGAGACTTCACCGTCGCCGACGGCAAGCTCACTGCGGCGATGAATACGGCCGAATCGAAAGCCTTCCACAAGCAGTGGGTGCAGATGATCCAGGAATCGGGGCCGAAGAACTGGTCGACCTATACCTGGTATCAGGTCGGCACCGATCTCGGCGCCGGCGCCTCTGCCATGATCTTCGACGCCGACATTCTCGGTTACTTCATGAATGGCGGCGACAACAAGGAGAAGGGCAATATCGGCTATGCACCCTTCGCCGCCAATCCGAAGGCCTCGGCGCCGACGCCCAATGTATGGATCTGGTCGTTGGCGCTCTCGAACTTCTCCGCGCAGAAGGACGCGGCCTGGTACTTCATGCAGTGGGCCTCGTCCGTCGAGCACGATCTGTTCGGCGCACGCAAGATGGACTTCGTCAATCCGGTCCGCGCCTCGGTGTGGAAGGATGAGGAGTTCCGCAGCCGCATCGACAAGTCGTATCCTGGCTATCTCAACCAGCACGACACGTCGGCGCCGGGAGCGAAGATCTACTTCACGGCGCAGCCGCTGTTCTTCGACCTCACCACGCAGTGGGCGGAGACATTGCAGAAGATGGTGGCCAAGGAGCTGCCGGTCGATGAGGGCCTCGACAAGCTCGCCGCCAATATCGACAAGCAACTGAAGGATGCCGGTCTCGGCTAG
- a CDS encoding sugar-binding transcriptional regulator, whose product MDQPRSHLQVDEEATLAARAAWLYFAGGQTQGEIAEKLNVPNTKAHRLIARASRDGLIRVFVEGPIAGCVALEERLKAKFGLGQCEVVPNIDDGQLPLRTLGMAGARYLRNVLDRAAHEIIGVGHGRTLAAAIDFLPSSPAPHVKFVSLLGGLTRRFAANPYDVIHRLSERTGSEAYLLPVPFFANSVEDKAVLLSQFGIADVVALARQASLHLVGIGEVDNAGFITSAGMIAPAEIDEVARAGACGEVLGSFFAADGGRVPTDLSERALAPDIELLRGREMVAIAGGRNKITAIRAVLKSGLLTGLITDETTAGQLAEDEPGAETGDKNNKTVSA is encoded by the coding sequence TTGGATCAGCCGAGGTCACATCTGCAGGTCGACGAAGAAGCAACGCTGGCGGCGCGCGCCGCGTGGCTCTATTTCGCCGGCGGCCAGACCCAGGGCGAGATCGCCGAGAAGCTCAATGTCCCCAACACCAAGGCGCATCGCCTCATCGCGCGCGCCAGCCGCGATGGCCTGATCCGCGTCTTTGTCGAAGGTCCGATCGCCGGCTGCGTAGCGCTGGAGGAGAGGCTGAAAGCGAAATTCGGCCTCGGCCAATGCGAGGTCGTGCCCAATATCGATGACGGCCAGTTGCCCTTGCGGACGCTGGGCATGGCAGGGGCGCGCTATCTGCGCAATGTGCTCGACCGGGCCGCGCATGAGATTATCGGCGTCGGCCATGGCCGAACGCTGGCCGCGGCGATCGATTTCCTGCCGTCGTCGCCGGCACCGCATGTGAAATTCGTGTCGCTGCTCGGCGGCCTCACGCGCCGCTTCGCCGCCAATCCTTATGACGTGATCCACCGCTTGTCCGAGCGCACCGGCTCGGAAGCCTATCTCCTCCCGGTGCCCTTCTTCGCCAACAGCGTCGAAGACAAGGCGGTGCTCTTGTCGCAGTTTGGCATTGCCGATGTCGTGGCCTTGGCGCGCCAGGCCTCTCTCCATCTGGTCGGCATCGGCGAGGTCGACAATGCCGGCTTCATCACGTCGGCCGGAATGATCGCTCCCGCCGAGATCGACGAAGTAGCGCGCGCCGGTGCCTGCGGCGAGGTGCTGGGCTCGTTCTTCGCCGCCGATGGCGGGCGCGTGCCGACCGATCTGTCGGAGCGGGCGCTCGCCCCCGACATCGAATTGCTGCGCGGGCGCGAAATGGTCGCCATCGCCGGCGGCCGCAACAAGATCACAGCCATTCGCGCGGTGCTGAAGAGCGGCCTCCTGACCGGCCTCATCACCGACGAGACAACCGCCGGGCAACTGGCGGAAGACGAACCGGGCGCAGAAACCGGTGACAAGAACAACAAGACGGTATCGGCCTGA
- a CDS encoding ABC transporter ATP-binding protein, which translates to MPHLELAAVSKSFKSNKVLDDISLVADAGEIVVIFGPSGTGKTVLLRLIAGVEEPTTGRISIDDQDMADVAPEHRDVGMAFQNFALFPHLDAFENIASPLRARAQSEGQIKDGVARVAKLLKIDHVLGHAPRQLSNGQKQRTALARALASSPKLLLLDDPLRNVDAKLRFEMRLELPRLLRQARSTVLYVTQDYKEAMALADRIAVLANGKFVQVATPEEIYRHPATVSVARLFGDPTINLVETIVGDDATIDLAGEKAAVDKAYVPLKGKAVTFGVRPEAVEVSNSAGHGFKARVMAVTPLNERTVLLLQTKAGAELLASLPSSSPVIPRSESEVAITFNPIGTHLFDRETGAALAKGRA; encoded by the coding sequence ATGCCGCATCTCGAACTCGCCGCCGTTTCCAAATCCTTCAAGTCCAACAAGGTGCTGGACGATATCTCACTCGTCGCCGACGCCGGCGAGATCGTCGTCATCTTCGGGCCCTCGGGCACCGGCAAGACGGTGCTCCTGCGTCTCATCGCCGGCGTCGAGGAACCGACCACGGGCCGGATCAGCATCGATGATCAGGACATGGCCGATGTGGCGCCCGAACATCGCGATGTCGGCATGGCCTTCCAGAATTTCGCGCTCTTCCCGCATCTCGACGCTTTCGAGAATATCGCCAGTCCATTGAGGGCGCGGGCGCAAAGCGAAGGCCAGATCAAGGACGGCGTGGCGCGCGTCGCCAAGCTCCTCAAGATCGACCATGTGCTCGGCCACGCGCCGCGGCAATTGTCGAACGGCCAGAAGCAGCGCACGGCCCTGGCCCGAGCGCTCGCCTCGTCGCCGAAACTTCTCCTCCTCGATGATCCCTTGCGCAATGTCGATGCGAAACTGCGTTTCGAGATGCGCCTCGAGCTGCCGCGGCTTCTGCGCCAGGCGAGATCGACGGTGCTCTATGTGACCCAGGACTACAAGGAGGCCATGGCGCTCGCCGACCGCATCGCCGTGCTGGCGAACGGAAAGTTCGTCCAGGTGGCGACGCCGGAAGAGATCTATCGCCATCCGGCGACGGTGAGCGTGGCGCGGCTGTTCGGCGATCCGACCATCAATCTCGTCGAGACGATCGTCGGCGACGATGCGACGATCGATCTTGCCGGCGAGAAGGCGGCAGTCGACAAGGCCTATGTCCCGCTCAAGGGCAAAGCCGTCACTTTCGGGGTCCGGCCGGAGGCGGTCGAGGTTTCGAACAGCGCCGGCCATGGCTTCAAGGCGCGGGTCATGGCGGTGACGCCGCTCAACGAACGCACCGTTCTTCTGCTGCAGACCAAGGCCGGCGCCGAGCTTCTGGCGTCGCTTCCATCATCGTCGCCTGTCATCCCCAGATCGGAAAGCGAGGTCGCCATTACTTTCAATCCCATCGGCACCCATCTCTTCGACCGCGAAACGGGTGCGGCCCTCGCGAAAGGACGAGCCTGA
- a CDS encoding carbohydrate ABC transporter permease, translating into MDHTSGLERAIRGILIGLVLIFFLFPIFWIVLMSFQTNETILRIPPSIVFEPTLTNYSALITGRLETTAGNLDIAFMKNLWNSVLLSTLSVALSLILGVPAAYAFARFRFRLGEDIAFTLLSFRFAPPLLVLLPLSLYFKQLGLTNTYIGLIWVYQLICLPLILWIVRGYFEDISPDIEHAYRIAGNSWWRTFRKIAVPLAMPGIAAAGLLAFIFAWNNFIFALILASADKQPVTVGALAFVTASGIQYGQIAAAIVLSIAPTLALALYAQRYLVEGLSLGAVKG; encoded by the coding sequence ATGGACCACACTTCCGGCCTCGAGCGCGCCATCCGCGGCATCCTTATCGGCCTCGTCCTGATCTTCTTCCTGTTCCCGATCTTCTGGATCGTGCTGATGTCGTTCCAGACGAACGAGACGATCCTGCGCATCCCGCCGAGCATCGTCTTCGAGCCGACGCTCACCAACTATTCGGCGCTGATCACCGGCCGGCTCGAAACCACGGCCGGCAATCTCGACATCGCCTTCATGAAGAATCTCTGGAACAGCGTGCTGCTCTCGACCCTGTCGGTGGCGCTGTCGCTCATCCTGGGCGTGCCGGCGGCCTATGCCTTCGCCCGCTTCCGCTTCCGGCTCGGGGAAGACATCGCCTTCACGCTCTTGTCCTTCCGCTTCGCGCCGCCGCTTCTGGTGCTCCTGCCGCTCAGCCTCTATTTCAAGCAGCTCGGCCTCACCAACACCTATATCGGCCTCATCTGGGTCTATCAGCTCATCTGCCTGCCGCTGATCCTGTGGATCGTGCGCGGCTATTTCGAGGATATCAGCCCCGATATCGAACATGCCTATCGCATCGCCGGCAACAGCTGGTGGCGGACCTTCCGCAAGATCGCCGTGCCGCTCGCCATGCCCGGCATCGCGGCGGCGGGCCTCCTCGCCTTCATCTTCGCCTGGAACAATTTCATCTTCGCGCTCATCCTCGCTTCAGCCGACAAGCAGCCGGTGACGGTAGGCGCGCTCGCCTTCGTGACCGCGTCCGGCATCCAATATGGGCAGATCGCCGCGGCCATCGTGCTGTCGATCGCACCGACCCTGGCGCTTGCCCTCTATGCGCAGCGCTACCTGGTCGAAGGCCTGTCGCTCGGCGCGGTGAAGGGTTGA
- a CDS encoding type II toxin-antitoxin system VapC family toxin, with protein MIFLDTNVVAETLRKQPNEAVVAWLARYDAELALFTVAIAEIAFGIEKIRPDQRAQQLEQRLSDWRYRFAGRIFGLTEEAALAYGEIMGFATRQGRPMSEPDGMIAAIAQVNGGRLATRNLADFKTTGLKLVSPWEF; from the coding sequence TTGATTTTCCTTGATACGAATGTCGTTGCCGAGACGTTGAGGAAGCAGCCGAACGAGGCCGTCGTCGCCTGGCTCGCCCGCTATGACGCCGAACTTGCGCTTTTCACCGTCGCCATCGCCGAGATCGCCTTCGGCATCGAAAAAATAAGACCGGACCAGCGCGCTCAGCAGCTGGAACAGCGCCTGTCCGATTGGCGATATCGTTTCGCCGGTCGGATATTTGGGCTGACGGAGGAGGCCGCACTTGCCTATGGCGAGATCATGGGATTTGCGACACGGCAGGGTCGTCCGATGTCTGAGCCTGACGGAATGATTGCCGCCATCGCACAAGTGAACGGTGGGCGCTTGGCCACCCGCAACCTCGCTGATTTCAAGACAACAGGCTTAAAGCTGGTCTCCCCCTGGGAGTTCTGA
- a CDS encoding plasmid stabilization protein produces MAEPQLSVRSAKARDLAHRLARRENRSVSDIVERALEAYEIRETGREPAAAFYARMAAPSDAEDIDLEAIIKESRRKHTGIDL; encoded by the coding sequence ATGGCCGAACCTCAACTTTCCGTGCGCAGCGCCAAAGCGCGGGATCTTGCCCACCGCCTGGCCCGTCGTGAAAACCGCTCGGTTTCCGATATCGTGGAGCGTGCATTGGAGGCCTATGAAATTCGTGAAACGGGCCGCGAACCGGCAGCAGCTTTTTATGCCCGCATGGCAGCTCCAAGTGACGCCGAAGACATCGATCTCGAGGCCATCATCAAGGAAAGCCGGCGGAAGCACACCGGGATCGATCTTTGA
- a CDS encoding carbohydrate ABC transporter permease, producing the protein MTAAADHVTQPKTSSRFFRRALPYLLSLPALLVCIGILIPFFTAVYYSLLRFRLNLPALKGFIWFDNYINFLSDPAFWNTVKISLVYAGLTVGVELLLGLGIALLLQKPTRFNNVASILLLLPLMTAPALAALMWKLMTNPNFGILSYFVSLLGFHNFKWASDPSTALLTVTLVDVWVYTPFIMILLLAGLRSLPKAPFEAAALDGVPRSFVFFRITLPMLLPYIITASLFRLLDSIQQFDIIYSMTQGGPGDRLMVFQVQSYLEFFQYTNVGRSAALLIILWAITYLLSNVFIKQWLKLRERAHGGA; encoded by the coding sequence ATGACCGCGGCAGCCGATCACGTGACGCAACCGAAGACGAGCAGCCGGTTCTTCCGCCGCGCACTGCCCTATCTCCTCAGCCTGCCGGCGCTCCTCGTCTGCATCGGCATCCTCATCCCGTTCTTCACCGCCGTCTATTACTCGCTGCTGCGCTTCCGGCTGAATTTGCCTGCCCTCAAGGGCTTCATCTGGTTCGACAACTACATCAATTTCCTCAGTGATCCGGCCTTCTGGAACACGGTCAAGATCTCGCTCGTGTATGCGGGCCTCACCGTCGGCGTCGAATTGCTGCTCGGACTCGGCATCGCACTCCTCCTGCAGAAGCCGACCCGCTTCAACAATGTCGCCTCGATCCTGCTGCTCCTGCCCTTGATGACGGCGCCGGCCCTTGCCGCTCTCATGTGGAAGCTCATGACCAACCCCAATTTCGGGATTCTCAGCTACTTCGTGAGCCTGCTCGGCTTCCACAATTTCAAATGGGCTTCCGATCCCTCGACCGCGCTTCTCACCGTCACGCTGGTCGATGTCTGGGTCTATACGCCCTTCATCATGATCCTGCTGCTGGCGGGATTGCGCTCCTTGCCGAAGGCGCCCTTCGAAGCGGCGGCGCTCGACGGCGTGCCCAGGAGCTTCGTCTTCTTCCGCATCACGCTACCGATGCTATTGCCCTATATCATCACCGCGTCGCTGTTCCGCCTCCTCGATTCGATCCAGCAATTCGACATCATCTATTCGATGACGCAGGGCGGGCCCGGTGACCGGCTGATGGTGTTCCAGGTCCAGTCCTATCTCGAGTTCTTCCAGTATACGAATGTCGGACGCTCGGCGGCGCTGCTGATCATCCTGTGGGCGATCACCTATCTGCTGTCGAACGTCTTCATCAAACAGTGGCTCAAACTGCGCGAACGCGCGCATGGGGGAGCGTGA
- a CDS encoding BadF/BadG/BcrA/BcrD ATPase family protein → MTDRILFMGVDGGGTKCRVRLRDRQGERLGEAVGGLANLYQDLEAAIATIHATMAETMGQAGLTEADRRFIHVGLGLAGAVTDETTGAVSRALRDFASVNVDVDAYAACLGAHDGADGGIVIAGTGSAGLALVDGRRHWIGGFGFPLGDQGSGAILGRSALRRAALSLDNLIPSSPLLEEILTEFQRDRDGFADWARHALPRDYARYAPRIFAAAAQGDPYGIELVQDAARAVSRLARELLARGAPSVALVGGLARPLAPYMPEDLKVHLIEPKRDALDGAIMMARRAVGLAGWSA, encoded by the coding sequence GTGACCGACAGAATTCTGTTCATGGGGGTCGATGGCGGCGGCACGAAATGCCGGGTCCGCCTGCGCGACCGGCAGGGCGAACGCCTCGGCGAAGCGGTCGGCGGCCTTGCCAATCTCTATCAGGATCTCGAGGCTGCCATCGCCACGATCCATGCCACCATGGCCGAAACCATGGGCCAGGCGGGGCTCACGGAGGCGGACCGGCGTTTTATTCATGTCGGGCTCGGCCTCGCCGGCGCCGTCACCGACGAGACGACCGGCGCGGTCAGCCGCGCCTTGCGGGACTTCGCGAGCGTCAACGTCGATGTCGACGCCTATGCCGCCTGCCTTGGCGCTCATGACGGCGCCGATGGCGGCATCGTCATCGCCGGCACTGGCTCGGCGGGCCTCGCTCTCGTCGACGGCCGGCGCCATTGGATCGGCGGCTTCGGCTTTCCTCTTGGCGATCAGGGCTCGGGCGCCATTTTGGGCCGCAGCGCCTTGCGGCGCGCCGCGCTGAGCCTCGACAATCTCATTCCCTCCTCACCCCTGCTTGAGGAAATACTCACGGAATTCCAGCGTGACCGCGACGGTTTCGCCGACTGGGCGCGCCATGCGCTGCCGCGCGACTATGCCCGCTATGCGCCGCGCATCTTCGCCGCCGCCGCGCAAGGCGATCCTTATGGAATCGAGCTCGTCCAGGACGCCGCGCGCGCCGTCTCGCGACTTGCCCGGGAGCTTCTGGCGCGCGGCGCGCCCAGCGTCGCCCTTGTCGGCGGTCTCGCCAGGCCTTTGGCGCCCTATATGCCGGAGGATCTCAAAGTCCATCTGATCGAGCCGAAGCGCGATGCCCTCGATGGCGCGATCATGATGGCGCGCCGGGCCGTCGGCCTCGCAGGCTGGAGCGCATGA
- a CDS encoding SDR family NAD(P)-dependent oxidoreductase, whose translation MAGEQKDRVILVTGASRGIGRAALRALAEKGAYVVATARTLEALDGIEAEAKSLGGAATPVACEMSEAGDIDELAALIAHRFSRLDGLFGNAGILGRKQPVGDLPPEDFDAALAINLTANFRLLHRLDPLLRKSAAGRALFVTSGVAWKRHAGWAPYAVSKAALEALVGVYAHEIEGTTVRANLISPGPIRTELRTEAWPEEDPESVPRPEALGPSVLTMLSPGFDQNGVIFDFKSKRYTRCQPPG comes from the coding sequence GTGGCCGGAGAGCAGAAAGACCGCGTCATCCTGGTCACCGGCGCATCGCGCGGCATCGGCCGCGCCGCGCTCAGGGCGCTGGCCGAGAAGGGCGCCTATGTGGTGGCGACGGCGCGCACGCTCGAGGCCCTCGACGGGATCGAAGCGGAGGCGAAATCGCTGGGTGGCGCCGCGACGCCAGTCGCCTGCGAGATGAGCGAGGCGGGCGACATCGACGAGCTGGCGGCGCTGATCGCTCATCGTTTCAGCCGGCTCGACGGACTGTTCGGCAATGCCGGTATTCTCGGCAGGAAGCAGCCGGTCGGTGACTTGCCGCCGGAGGATTTCGATGCGGCGCTCGCCATCAATCTCACCGCCAATTTCCGGCTGCTGCACCGGCTCGATCCGCTGCTCCGGAAAAGCGCGGCCGGCCGGGCGCTGTTCGTGACCTCGGGCGTCGCCTGGAAGCGCCATGCCGGCTGGGCACCCTATGCGGTGAGCAAGGCGGCGCTCGAAGCGCTGGTCGGGGTCTATGCGCATGAGATCGAGGGCACGACGGTCCGGGCCAATCTGATCAGCCCGGGTCCGATCCGCACCGAATTGCGCACCGAAGCTTGGCCCGAGGAGGACCCGGAAAGCGTGCCCCGGCCTGAGGCGCTGGGGCCGTCGGTCCTCACCATGCTGAGCCCCGGCTTCGATCAGAATGGCGTGATTTTCGATTTTAAATCAAAGCGTTACACGCGGTGCCAGCCGCCGGGATAA